The Bifidobacterium coryneforme genome segment GGACCTCTTCGTGATTCGCGGCACGGCCGTTTCGGCGGAACACGTGTCAAGCAATCATGAGCCCCTCAATCTGAAGCAGTTCATCTATGACCTTGACGTCCCGGTCATTGTGGGCGGAGCAGCCACCTACCAGGCCGCCCTTCATCTGATGCGTACCGGTGCAGCAGGCGTCCTGGTGGGGTTCGGTGGGGGCGCCTCGTCCACCGACAGTGCCACCGTCGGCATTCAGGCACCCATGGCAACGGCCATCGCCAACGTGGCCGAGGCACGCAGGGACTACATGGATGAGTCCGGCGGCAGGTATGTTCAGGTCATTGCCGACGGTGAGACCGGTACATCCGGATCCTTCATCAAGGCATTGGCCATGGGGGCGGACGCGGTCATGCTGGGTACCCCTCTCGCAAAGTCGACGGATGCTCCGGGCCGGGGGATGCACTGGGGTGCCGAGGCGCACCATCCAGACCTGCCCAGAGGCCGTCGTGTACGGGTCGACCGGGTTGGTAGTCTGCATGACATCCTCTTCGGCCCGAGCAGTAGGACGGACGGGAGCCTCAACATGATCGGTGCCCTTCGTCGTGCCATGGCCTCGACCGGGTATGTGGACGTGAAGAGCTTCCAGCGCTGCAAGGTCGCTGTGGCGGCAGGACTGCAGGTCTGATTCGTTTCTGATTGCAGATATCAACCGGCCGGGCTTGCGCGCTCCGGCCGGTTTTCCATGACGGGTTACTTCATTGGCGCCGTGGTTGTCGCCGATGGTATGTGCAGGTTTCTGTTCGGAAGCCCGTAAATGTGACCTGACACACACTTCACTTTTCCTCTTCCCCTTCATAGCGTTGGTTTCGTGTTGTCGACCGATCCGGAATCCTCCGGGCGGCCATGCCGCGAAGTTGTTCCTCGGGGGAGGACCGCGCCTCAAGCGCATGATTATTATGCTCAATACAAATCCGAACGCCATAGATCTTGTTCCCGTGTGGGAAGACAAGCAAAACCAAACACCAGCCGACAGGGGCAAGTGGGGGACGCCCCCGCAAAGGTTAAGTGGTTATGAAGAGACGATTCTGATAGGGGAGTCGAAGATTCCCGTCAATGTCAGAACCGTCAATCACTTCGGTGCCGAAGAAGCCACCGAAGGTCGGACCATGGAGACCTTCGTGTCCAATCTCTGTTCCCTGGTCATGCGGTCATTCGAATTCCTGCGTGGTCGGCTGCCTCTCGCCCCTTTGGAACATATCTGCTCATACGGCTGTCGGAAACGCTTGCGTGTCTTCGCTGGGTTGCTGGGGGCCACCAAATTGGGCGTTGCCGAGGTGGGTGCCAAAGGAGCCGAGATACATCTGCCGCTTGTTCCCAGGACTGTGGAGATTTACCGCTCTTCACCCAGGGAGTACAGCGTCACCTTGGGCTTCTTGGTAGGAGAATCGCCGATTCTTGCCACTGAAGTCGTGAGATTGCTCGGCTCCCGGTGGGTCTGTACGGAACTCGATTTGGGATAATGAAGCATCTTGGCAGGTATCCGCCATATGATGGTTCCTATGTTGCGCGAATATACGGTCGAAATCCAACATCCCACGACCGACAAAGACACCATCTACTCCCTTCTGGCCAATCGTACGGCCAGGGATCCGGAGGAGTTGATAGCCCAGTGGCAAGACCCGCTGACCAGGAACTGGCATGACGTCAAAGCAGGGCAGATGTCGGAGCGGGTCCGCGCCGTGGCCAAGGGAATGCTGGCCCTGGGGGTAACCAAGGGAAGCACCGTGGTGA includes the following:
- a CDS encoding GuaB3 family IMP dehydrogenase-related protein, which encodes MTQEIEIGLGKKATVAYTLDDVSILPSRRTRDPQDVSTSWQVDAYEFDIPLVAAPMDSVTSPETAIELGKLGGLGVLDLEGLWTRYEDPRPQFERIAGADPDQATKVMQSVYREPIKPELITRRLHEIREAGVTVAGALSPQRTQEFYSTVVEAGVDLFVIRGTAVSAEHVSSNHEPLNLKQFIYDLDVPVIVGGAATYQAALHLMRTGAAGVLVGFGGGASSTDSATVGIQAPMATAIANVAEARRDYMDESGGRYVQVIADGETGTSGSFIKALAMGADAVMLGTPLAKSTDAPGRGMHWGAEAHHPDLPRGRRVRVDRVGSLHDILFGPSSRTDGSLNMIGALRRAMASTGYVDVKSFQRCKVAVAAGLQV